One window from the genome of Calliopsis andreniformis isolate RMS-2024a chromosome 12, iyCalAndr_principal, whole genome shotgun sequence encodes:
- the Brm gene encoding ATP-dependent helicase brm isoform X2 produces MASPSPQSSPMPPPQAPSPMGPPQQAPSPSNPQGSPMGPPQHHPHSPTQAYQGGPPIPPGGPPMSQPPQQPPPQQQNYPSHSQQVQPNMGPQNQGGPGGPVGQNSSSQQGPGGPMVPGQIGPNGPQGTSHMIQSGPNQMGSNGPGQMGAGGPGQMGPGGPGQMGPGGPGPIGPSHMGQGSGGPPGGPHMGQGPTQMGPGSGPVPGPPMGPGGPPNSQMVSGGPGHMSGPPGPGHMNATGPPGPGHMSSSGPPGPGHMNTNGPPGSGHVNTSGPPGTGHMNASGPPGSTHMNTSMNTSGPGSHLSTGPPMPSHMNASGPPGSGHMNTSGPGGHMGPGGPGQMQPGGPGAHNMPPGGPNQMGPGGPNQMVPSSQSPMGPNPMGPIGPGGQMGHNGPSQMGPNGPGQMNMGGGPSSQMGIGPGGPGNQMGPGGPGGQMGPGGGPGGQMGPNGLGQMGPGSGPGGQIPPGNGPGVPMGPGSGPGGQMGSNSGPGGQMGPGSGQMGSGSGQMGPGSGPGSGQMGSGGGPGGQMGPGNPPGNSGLPPGSGPGGQMGPGSGPSGQMGPGTGPSGQMGPGNVPGGQIGPGNGPSSQMGPGGGPGSQMGPSSQMGPSGPGGQIIPGGPGGQMGPNGPGNQMGPGGPGGPGGPNSQMGPSGPNNQLGHSGTSNQMGPNGPSGQPPSSQMGSGSQNQQIVPGGSTPMGPGTPVNQMSQTGPGQVSPGGPGGLPGAGQENLNALQKAIDSMEERGLQEDPRYSQLLALRARQGNMGEKQAFSSQQLQQLRVQIMAYRLLARNQPLTQQLALALQSMGPRPPIDPSQGTTTTTGPQISGPNVIGPAVPPRPGCQTPQQQQPPQPGAKTNRVTSVAKPAGLDPLLILQERENRVAARIALRMEQLSNLPTNMPEDLRIQAQIELRMLRVLNFQRQLRSEILACTRKDTTLETAVNVKAYKRTKKQGLREARATEKLEKQQKLEAERKRRQKHQEFLSSVLQHGKDFKEFHRNNVAKLARLNKAVLNYHANAEREQKKEQERIEKERMRRLMAEDEEGYRKLIDQKKDKRLAFLLSQTDEYISNLTEMVKQHKIEQKRKQVEEQKRKKKKKKLQDGEGGEDGGANEDARVGVIETATGRTLTGEEAPLMSQLSAFLESHPGWEPIESESEDDDDDDDDDNEGEEKSEHKDKSTGDSEEEKVKKTIHKAKVEDDEYKTEEQTYYSIAHTVHEVVTEQASIMVNGKLKEYQIKGLEWLVSLFNNNLNGILADEMGLGKTIQTIALVTYLMEKKKVNGPFLIIVPLSTLSNWVLEFEKWAPSVVVVSYKGSPAGRRAIQSQMRATKFNVLLTTYEYVIKDKGVLAKLQWKYMIIDEGHRMKNHHCKLTQVLNTHYLAPHRLLLTGTPLQNKLPELWALLNFLLPSIFKSCSTFEQWFNAPFATTGEKVELNEEETILIIRRLHKVLRPFLLRRLKKEVESQLPDKVEYIIKCDMSGLQKVLYKHMQSKGVLLTDGSEKGKQGKGGTKALMNTIVQLRKLCNHPFMFQAIEEKYCEHVGTQGSGVITGPDLYRASGKFELLDRILPKLKATNHRVLLFCQMTQLMTIMEDYLSWRGFMYLRLDGTTKAEDRGDLLKKFNDPGSEYFLFLLSTRAGGLGLNLQAADTVIIFDSDWNPHQDLQAQDRAHRIGQKNEVRVLRLMTVNSVEERILAAARYKLNMDEKVIQAGMFDQKSTGTERQQFLQSILHQDDAEDEEENEVPDDETVNQMIARTEGEFEIFQKLDLERRREEAKLGPNRKSRLLEEAELPDWLVKDDDEVERWTYEEDEDRFLGRGSRQRKEVDYTDSLTEKEWLKAIDDDGAEYEEEEEDDKKKKKTRKRKKKGEEDDEPIPKKRRGGGSSIDPKMKRAMKKLLMVVVNYTDNSDGRLLSEPFMKLPSRRELPDYYEIIKKPLTINKLLQKIEEGKYADFDDLEKDFMQLCKNAQIYNEEASLIHEDSIVLQSVFTNARQRIEEEGNNSDIDDKGDGEEGSDAESSVRMKIKFKGRKGEGRGGRRKRVTKKYISDDDDDADDN; encoded by the exons AATCAAGGTGGACCTGGTGGCCCTGTCGGTCAAAACTCTAGTTCCCAACAAGGCCCAGGGGGACCCATGGTTCCAGGTCAAATAGGACCAAATGGTCCTCAAGGAACGTCTCATATGATACAGTCTGGTCCTAACCAAATGGGTTCAAATGGACCAGGGCAAATGGGCGCAGGCGGTCCTGGTCAAATGGGTCCTGGAGGTCCTGGTCAGATGGGTCCAGGAGGTCCAGGGCCGATAGGACCTAGCCACATGGGACAGGGAAGCGGTGGACCACCTGGAGGTCCTCATATGGGTCAAGGGCCGACGCAAATGGGTCCAGGTAGTGGCCCTGTACCAGGTCCTCCAATGGGCCCCGGTGGCCCTCCAAACTCACAAATGGTTTCTGGAGGTCCAGGCCACATGAGTGGTCCACCTGGACCAGGTCACATGAACGCAACTGGCCCACCTGGCCCAGGACATATGAGCTCAAGCGGTCCCCCAGGGCCAGGACATATGAATACAAATGGACCACCTGGGTCAGGACATGTGAACACAAGTGGTCCTCCGGGCACGGGACATATGAACGCCAGCGGACCTCCAGGATCTACACATATGAATACTAGTATGAATACCAGTGGACCTGGAAGTCATTTGAGTACTGGACCGCCTATGCCCAGTCATATGAACGCTAGTGGTCCTCCAGGATCTGGACACATGAACACCAGTGGACCCGGAGGCCACATGGGTCCTGGGGGACCTGGCCAAATGCAACCTGGCGGACCTGGAGCACACAATATGCCACCAGGAGGTCCAAATCAAATGGGACCAGGCGGTCCGAATCAAATGGTACCTAGCAGTCAATCTCCTATGGGTCCCAATCCAATGGGACCAATCGGCCCAGGAGGGCAAATGGGTCATAATGGGCCCTCGCAAATGGGTCCTAATGGACCTGGGCAGATGAATATGGGAGGAGGTCCATCATCGCAGATGGGAATAGGACCTGGCGGACCTGGAAATCAGATGGGACCTGGAGGACCAGGTGGTCAAATGGGTCCAGGAGGTGGACCTGGTGGACAAATGGGACCAAATGGTCTCGGGCAAATGGGTCCCGGAAGTGGTCCTGGAGGACAAATACCTCCAGGTAATGGCCCTGGAGttcctatggggcctggaagcGGTCCTGGAGGACAAATGGGATCAAATAGTGGGCCTGGAGGGCAAATGGGGCCTGGAAGTGGACAAATGGGTTCTGGAAGTGGACAAATGGGTCCTGGAAGTGGACCTGGAAGTGGACAAATGGGATCGGGTGGTGGACCTGGAGGACAAATGGGGCCAGGAAATCCTCCTGGAAATTCTGGATTACCGCCTGGAAGCGGTCCTGGTGGACAAATGGGACCAGGCAGTGGACCTAGTGGACAAATGGGACCAGGAACTGGACCTAGTGGACAAATGGGACCTGGTAATGTACCTGGTGGACAAATTGGACCTGGAAATGGTCCTAGTAGTCAGATGGGGCCAGGAGGTGGTCCAGGTTCGCAGATGGGACCTAGCAGTCAAATGGGACCTAGCGGTCCTGGAGGACAAATAATTCCTGGTGGCCCAGGTGGACAGATGGGACCTAATGGCCCTGGAAATCAAATGGGACCtggtggacctggtggacctggtggacctaaTAGTCAGATGGGACCAAGTGGTCCTAATAATCAGTTAGGTCATAGTGGTACAAGTAATCAAATGGGACCTAATGGACCTAGTGGGCAACCACCTTCTAGCCAAATGGGTTCTGGTTCACAGAATCAACAAATTGTTCCTGGAGGTTCAACACCAATGGGACCTGGCACACCTGTAAATCAAATGAGCCAAACTGGACCTGGACAAGTTAGTCCTGGTGGTCCTGGTGGTTTACCTGGTGCTGGACAGGAGAATTTAAATGCTTTGCAAAAAGCGATAGATTCGATGGAAGAAAGAGGACTTCAAGAAGATCCTCGTTATTCTCAGCTATTAGCTTTAAGAGCTCGCCAAGGGAATATGGGCGAGAAACAAGCTTTCAGTTCCCAACAGTTGCAGCAGTTACG TGTACAAATAATGGCATATCGTTTGCTAGCAAGAAATCAACCACTGACGCAGCAACTAGCGCTTGCTCTTCAAA GTATGGGGCCACGTCCCCCTATAGATCCATCTCAAGGAACTACTACTACTACAGGACCACAGATCTCTGGACCAAATGTAATCGGTCCTGCTGTACCACCAAGACCAGGATGCCAGACACCACAGCAGCAGCAACCTCCTCAACCAGGCGCAAAAACTAATAGGGTGACAAGTGTAGCAAAACCAGCTGGTTTAGATCCGTTATTGATATTGCAGGAACGTGAAAATAG GGTAGCAGCACGAATAGCATTACGCATGGAGCAATTGAGTAATTTGCCAACCAACATGCCAGAAGATCTTCGTATCCAAGCACAGATTGAATTACGAATGCTTCGAGTTTTGAACTTCCAAAGACAGTTACGATCGGAG ATCTTAGCCTGTACTCGAAAAGATACGACATTAGAAACTGCAGTGAACGTAAAGGCTTACAAACGTACGAAGAAGCAGGGTCTTCGAGAAGCTAGAGCTACGGAAAAGCTTGAGAAACAACAAAAGTTGGAGGCAGAACGTAAACGCAGACAAAAACATCAA GAATTCCTCAGTTCAGTGCTTCAACATGGTAAAGACTTCAAAGAATTCCATCGAAACAACGTGGCCAAGCTGGCTAGGCTTAACAAAGCGGTTCTCAATTATCACGCTAATGCAGAACGAGAGCAAAAGAAAGAACAGGAACGTATCGAAAAGGAACGTATGAGACGTCTCATGGCTGAAGATGAAGAAGGATATAGGAAACTGATCGATCAGAAGAAAGATAAACGGTTGGCGTTCTTATTATCTCAGACTGACGAATACATCAGCAATCTTACTGAAATGGTGAAGCAGCATAAGATAGAACAGAAAAGAAAACAAGTGGAGGAGCAGAAAcgcaagaagaagaaaaagaagttgCAAGATGGCGAAGGAGGTGAAGATGGTGGTGCAAACGAAGATGCTCGCGTTGGGGTGATCGAAACAGCTACTGGTCGTACATTAACTGGTGAAGAAGCACCTTTAATGAGTCAACTTTCAGCATTTTTGGAATCTCACCCAGGTTGGGAACCTATTGAATCGGAAAGCgaagatgatgatgatgatgacgacGATGACAACGAAGGTGAAGAGAAGAGTGAACACAAAGACAAATCTACCGGTGACTCTGAAGAAGAGAAAGTAAAGAAGACGATACACAAGGCTAAGGTGGAAGATGATGAATATAAAACTGAAGAGCAAACATATTATAGTATTGCTCATACGGTTCACGAAGTAGTAACGGAGCAAGCATCGATTATGGTCAATGGAAAATTGAAAGAATATCAGATAAAGGGCTTAGAATGGTTAGTTTCACTATTTAATAACAATCTCAATGGTATACTTGCTGATGAGATGGGTCTTGGTAAAACAATCCAAACAATAGCACTAGTTACTTACTTGATGGAGAAAAAGAAAGTTAATGGACCATTCCTTATAATTGTTCCATTATCCACTCTGTCAAATTGGGTTTTAGAATTTGAAAAATGGGCTCCTAGTGTAGTAGTAGTATCTTATAAAGGTTCACCAGCTGGTAGAAGAGCTATCCAATCTCAAATGAGAGCCACTAAATTCAACGTTCTTCTCACTACGTACGAGTATGTGATTAAAGACAAAGGTGTCTTGGCTAAGTTGCAATGGAAATACATGATCATCGATGAGGGTCACAGGATGAAAAATCACCATTGCAAATTAACACAAGTACTGAACACACATTACTTAGCTCCCCATCGATTACTTTTAACAGGAACaccattacaaaataaattaccCGAATTGTGGGCGCTACTGAACTTCCTGCTTCCATCAATCTTTAAATCCTGTAGCACATTCGAACAATGGTTCAATGCTCCTTTCGCAACTACTGGTGAAAAAGTCGAGTTGAATGAAGAAGAAACCATTCTTATTATTCGTCGATTGCATAAAGTATTGCGTCCCTTCCTCTTAAGACGTTTGAAAAAAGAAGTAGAATCACAGTTACCTGACAAAGTTGAATATATTATCAAGTGTGACATGTCAGGTTTACAAAAAGTTCTCTATAAACATATGCAAAGTAAGGGTGTCTTGTTAACTGATGGTTCAGAAAAGGGAAAACAAGGTAAAGGTGGTACTAAGGCGCTAATGAACACCATTGTACAATTGAGAAAACTATGCAACCATCCCTTCATGTTCCAAGCTATCGAAGAGAAGTACTGCGAACACGTTGGCACCCAAGGTTCTGGAGTTATCACTGGCCCAGACTTATACCGTGCGTCTGGTAAATTTGAGCTACTAGATCGTATTCTTCCAAAGCTGAAGGCAACGAACCACAGAGTACTACTATTTTGTCAAATGACACAGCTAATGACGATCATGGAAGACTATTTAAGTTGGAGAGGATTTATGTACTTGCGATTGGATGGTACTACAAAAGCCGAGGACAGAGGAGACCTATTAAAGAAATTCAACGACCCCGGTTCAGAATATTTCCTATTCTTACTGTCAACGCGTGCTGGTGGTCTAGGATTGAATCTTCAGGCAGCAGATACCGTAATCATTTTCGATTCTGATTGGAATCCACATCAGGATCTGCAAGCTCAAGACAGAGCACACAGAATTGGTCAAAAGAACGAAGTACGTGTTCTTCGACTTATGACAGTTAATTCTGTTGAAGAAAGAATATTGGCTGCTGCcaggtataaattgaatatggaCGAAAAGGTTATACAGGCAGGAATGTTCGATCAAAAATCCACAGGTACCGAACGTCAACAGTTCTTGCAAAGTATTTTACACCAAGATGACGCTGAAGATGAAGAGGAGAACGAGGTGCCTGACGACGAAACGGTGAACCAGATGATCGCTCGAACCGAAGGTGAATTTGAAATATTCCAGAAACTAGATTTAGAAAGAAGAAGAGAAGAagcaaagttaggccctaatagAAAGTCTAGATTGTTGGAGGAAGCTGAGTTGCCAGATTGGTTAGTAAAAGACGACGATGAAGTTGAAAGGTGGACATACGAAGAAGACGAAGATAGATTCCTTGGAAGAGGCTCGAGGCAACGAAAAGAAGTAGACTATACCGATAGTCTGACAGAGAAAGAATGGTTAAAGGCAATCGATGATGATGGCGCAGAatatgaagaagaagaagaggatgacaagaaaaagaaaaagactaGAAAACGAAAGAAAAAGGGCGAAGAGGACGACGAACCTATACCAAAGAAGCGAAGAGGCGGCGGCTCTTCTATTGACCCTAAAATGAAACGAGCTATGAAAAAGTTGCTGATGGTGGTTGTTAATTATACCGACAACTCAGATGGTAGATTGCTGAGTGAGCCTTTTATGAAATTACCTTCTAGGAGAGAATTACCAGATTACtacgaaattattaaaaaacctTTAACTATTAATAAGTTACTTCAAAAAATTGAAGAAGGAAAG TATGCTGACTTCGACGATCTTGAGAAAGATTTCATGCAACTCTGTAAAAATGCACAGATTTACAACGAGGAAGCTTCTCTTATACACGAAGATTCCATCGTATTGCAATCAGTTTTTACGAATGCACGGCAACGCATTGAAGAGGAGGGCAATAATTCTGATATAGATGATAAAG GTGATGGTGAAGAAGGTTCAGATGCTGAATCCAGCGTCAGAATGAAAATTAAATTCAAAGGAAGGAAGGGCGAAGGTAGAGGAGGTCGAAGAAAAAGAGTCACAAAGAAATATATATCTGATGATGATGACGATGCCGATGATAATTGA